A portion of the Desulfovibrio intestinalis genome contains these proteins:
- a CDS encoding DMT family transporter, with translation MSKADVYSYAGPLAAVLATILWGGSYVAMKFALQVFHPMTMIFLLLVVSSITFLVFLPSMLKKQQYSRGDWRIFLILALCEPCMYFIFEGYALKYTSASQAGMLSATLPIFVGAFGYLLLKEKISLTAWAGCLIAICGAIWLSLGAVANEHAPNPLLGNFLQVSGMAFAALCAICVRRLSRGYTPLFITALQSWAGVLFFAPVLVIPGMGLPEGGGTFLAWSSIVYLGLGVSFGAYSLYNFSISRMPAARASMFMNLIPVFTLILGMIILGERLTVEQCFASALVLGGVAVSQKT, from the coding sequence ATGTCTAAGGCTGATGTTTACAGTTATGCCGGACCACTTGCCGCTGTATTGGCCACCATCCTTTGGGGTGGATCTTATGTGGCAATGAAGTTTGCCCTACAGGTCTTTCATCCTATGACCATGATTTTTTTACTTCTGGTTGTATCATCCATTACTTTTTTGGTGTTTTTGCCATCCATGCTGAAAAAGCAGCAGTACTCCAGGGGAGACTGGCGCATTTTTTTGATTCTGGCGCTTTGCGAACCCTGTATGTATTTTATTTTTGAAGGCTACGCCCTTAAATATACGTCCGCTTCGCAAGCGGGAATGCTCAGCGCCACGCTGCCGATCTTTGTTGGCGCTTTTGGTTATTTGCTATTGAAAGAAAAGATAAGCCTTACGGCCTGGGCTGGTTGCCTTATTGCGATTTGCGGGGCGATATGGCTGAGTTTGGGGGCTGTGGCCAATGAACACGCGCCCAATCCCTTGCTTGGAAATTTCTTGCAGGTCAGCGGTATGGCCTTTGCTGCCTTGTGCGCAATTTGCGTGCGGCGGCTTTCGCGTGGCTATACGCCCTTGTTCATTACCGCGCTGCAATCCTGGGCGGGTGTGCTCTTTTTCGCCCCGGTGCTCGTTATTCCGGGCATGGGGCTGCCGGAAGGCGGGGGTACTTTTCTGGCTTGGAGCAGTATTGTCTACCTTGGCCTTGGCGTGTCGTTTGGCGCTTACTCGCTGTATAACTTCAGCATCAGCCGTATGCCCGCAGCCAGGGCCAGCATGTTTATGAATCTGATCCCGGTGTTTACGCTTATTTTGGGTATGATAATACTGGGCGAGCGGCTCACAGTGGAGCAGTGCTTTGCTTCGGCATTGGTATTGGGCGGGGTGGCTGTAAGCCAGAAAACGTAG
- a CDS encoding HD-GYP domain-containing protein, with translation MSDAEPGMYIVNPGISWLKSPLLYMQEGPISSHADIHAIMRQGYTEVYHDPSRFRQSSSGQSAPVPVGDIWPDHTAPKVALGEEMPRARTTYAETFEHVKDLMQDARGGAVDLAASQPYIEAIIKSLGRNGDALLSLTKLRRCDKYAYTHSVNVAIFSVAYAHYLGLPENKLHLVGLAGLFHDFGKIFIPQAILDAPRKLTSAERDIMQAHVLLGYNHLVKEKDIRPEVLQGVMQHHEKYNGSGYPNRLRGSKISIYGLILSLSDHYDALSSKRVYKEPMPANVALAVMYKMREEAWAPGYVERFIKMMGVYPVGTPVLLSNGERGAVCHSNPEYPTLPKVMIALNPAGRPVPPRLRDLREHPGLDIERSLTGNDAEMLDVGMLLSHA, from the coding sequence ATTTCTGATGCCGAACCTGGAATGTACATTGTCAATCCAGGCATCTCATGGCTCAAGTCCCCACTGTTATACATGCAGGAAGGGCCTATCTCCTCGCATGCCGATATCCACGCCATAATGAGGCAGGGATACACTGAAGTATATCATGACCCCAGCCGATTTCGCCAATCCAGCAGCGGCCAAAGCGCGCCCGTACCTGTCGGTGATATATGGCCAGATCATACAGCGCCCAAAGTTGCCCTGGGCGAAGAAATGCCTCGGGCACGAACGACCTATGCCGAAACCTTTGAGCACGTTAAAGACCTGATGCAGGACGCACGGGGAGGCGCTGTAGACCTGGCAGCGTCACAGCCGTATATTGAAGCCATTATCAAAAGCCTCGGCCGCAATGGCGACGCTCTTCTTTCTCTGACGAAACTCAGACGGTGCGACAAATACGCCTATACGCACTCCGTCAATGTAGCCATATTTTCTGTGGCTTATGCGCATTATCTTGGTCTTCCCGAAAACAAGCTGCACCTTGTGGGGCTGGCTGGTCTTTTTCATGATTTTGGCAAGATCTTCATTCCCCAGGCAATACTTGACGCGCCGCGCAAGCTCACCAGTGCCGAGCGTGACATCATGCAGGCGCATGTTCTGCTGGGCTATAACCACCTTGTAAAAGAAAAAGATATACGGCCTGAAGTGCTGCAAGGCGTGATGCAGCATCATGAAAAATATAATGGGTCGGGCTACCCAAACCGGCTGCGCGGTAGCAAAATAAGCATCTATGGCCTCATTCTTTCATTGAGCGACCATTATGACGCCCTTTCATCCAAAAGAGTCTATAAAGAGCCAATGCCAGCCAACGTCGCTCTGGCTGTAATGTACAAAATGCGTGAAGAGGCCTGGGCCCCCGGCTATGTTGAACGCTTCATCAAAATGATGGGTGTTTACCCAGTGGGAACGCCAGTGCTGCTGTCCAATGGCGAGCGCGGCGCGGTTTGTCACTCCAATCCAGAATACCCGACCCTGCCCAAAGTCATGATTGCCCTTAATCCTGCCGGACGGCCAGTCCCCCCCAGGCTCAGAGATCTGCGCGAACATCCCGGGCTGGATATTGAGCGCTCGCTCACAGGCAATGATGCAGAAATGCTGGACGTAGGCATGCTGCTATCGCACGCCTGA